The Patescibacteria group bacterium sequence CGAAATAGTAAAATCGCCAGCGCCATTGTAAGTAAAACTTGGATGTTGGCTAGCTGAAGTGCTACCCTCACCGAATGTCCATACCCAAGAAGTAGGGTTGTTGACTGAAGTATCAGTAAACTGCACAGTTAATGGCACTGTGCCAAAGGTTGGTGTTGCAGTAAAATTAGCTGTAGGCACTATTTCACCAACGATGATGGTCATGTCGCCATTGACCGTGAAAGGACCAATCAGCTCCTGCTCTCCGCCGACCATAGCGTAAAAACCATCGTAGGTTCTGCCCTCAATCATCTCAATCGGATCACCGAAGTCCGTCACTGACAAACCGGAGTGATAAACTCCATCGCCTGCTACTTTAGCCAGACTGGTGAAAGTCACATTGTACATGTTGGCCGATATGCCAGACATATACTCAACGTCTGGCTCTGATCCACCTTCCCAGGCAAAGACAATCTGTTGACCATCTTTGACAAAGGTTTGGTGTGGCACCTCGCCAACCATGTATTCATCCGTGACCGGATAACCGAAGACCTCCCAACCGGCGTTGTTAACCCAGTAATCCCAAAATCCCTCCTTCAACAGATAGACGCCAGCTGTTCCGTCTCCCTTGATTAATGCGCTGTAAGGCAAAGTCAAGCCGTTGTTGGGGCCATAGAAATCTTGAATCCACATGTCGTCCACTTTGTGCACGGCTTGACCATAGGAGACCCAGTCAGGAGCATTGTCCCAAGGAAATCCAATAGCTCCATGCTGAGGAGTATCTTGCCCCTCAAACACATAACTATCGTATTTGTCCCGGAAAGCTTGAGATAGACCGTCTGTTCTCCATGTCGGATAGCCCGAGTAGTCCTCATTGAGCACAAAGCCAACGGGGACATAGCAGGGATCGTAGCTGTCCATCTGCAGAAAAGCCATGGGGTTGATGGTGTAATTCTCTAGTTCGTGCAAAGGATCCTGCACGTTTGGCAAGTAAGGCGACGGCAGGAAGGGATGTGTATTTGACGAAATATTGGTGTTGCTGGTAGATACCACTTGACCCGTATCAAGCCTCTTATACCTATCTATCTGAAAATGTAGATGGTAGGTTGAGGGTCCAGAATTACCTGTTGCACCAATTGTTTGCCCCTCATATACTACACTACCAACTGAGACTGAAATAGAACTCAGGTGGCTATAACAAACGTATATGACATCTTGTGGAGCTGTTAGTGACGGGATGTCTCCCGAATCATGACGAACGACTATTGTATTACCAAAACCTCTGCTATCCCAACCGGCCGAGACTACCTCACCGGAAGCTATAGCAAATATTGGGGTAACAGAACACGGGACATCAACAGCCGGATGGCCTCCCTTGCCTTCACCGTATCCACAACCGCAAGTAGCGCCATCATCTTGATTGTCTCGATACAGTGTTCCGTTGACCGTACCGATATAATCAAGAGTGCCCGTACCAACTACGCCACTATATGTCATGTCGTAGTCACGAACATCGATGGGCTTTGTCAGAGCCCAGGCATTGGTGGTAAACAGCACCAATGCCAACAGGATCATCATTGTACGACGCATTGTTCTTTTCTCCTTGAAATTGGGTGAATCACTTTGGCAGAAGAATTACTGCCATAGCAAAAGATAACTAGCGGAATCAACAACCTCCCTTGTGTTTGTTGTTTTAATTGTAATGAACTGAAATTCTGACTTTGTGGTCAGAGAAAAAGAATATTACACTATCCTATTCCTCAATCTCTGGACACAAAAAGACCAACCGTTACAAGTAACTCTCAATTTCGCTTTTCTATTAAATTTGTTGGTAATTTATATAGCTTTTATGCTTCGCATCATTCTTATGAATTCATCATAACTAACAATATCATCATTAGGTACAACTGAGATTCCGTAGTAATGGTAGCCTTCTAACAAATTAATTATTGCCACATAATCAGAACTGACTCCTAATATCGGCATAGTTTCATTCAATGCTTTACCATCAATAATGGCAACACTGCCTATGTCATTATTTAAAACCTCAATAACTTGAACTTCTATTCTTTGGTCCGTTCCATAAGTGACGTAATAACTACCATCTACAGACTCGAATGTATGAAAATCTTGAAAACCCAGTCCCCTCTGAACGTGTGACTCTTTAGTATGAGCGCGAAAGGATACAACGTTGTCATCGCTATCATTTGTTCTTAATGTTAATAAATTAACGTTCAGCATATCTTCATTAATAATCAGCTTCATACCATCTAAATATCTAAAAGAATACCCAGCTGGCATATTGTCATACTCAACCCAATCACTTGTATCAAGCTCACTTGTGTTTACATTGTCAATGTTCGTGTTTTGATTATTATTTACAACTATATTTTTCTGACTATCAAAATAGTAGAAAACCCCCGCTACTATAAGCAGTAAAATGATAATATAAATAATTAAATTCTGTTTTTTCATACGCTATTTAATTAATATTTCTACTGGTAGAATACTCTTTATAAACTAGCTTGTCAAATAATTGGCTATGGTTAGAGCAAATTTATTCAACCCAAGGGGTTAAAACATAGTTACTAGAAATCGCTGGTTCGATCAAAGATCAAGCATTCCCGCTGATCAAGATGATCAGCACTATAAGAATCAGACTGAGCTTTTTCATGATTCCATCCTTTCGTTCGTTGCTTAGATTGTAAAGAGCTGTGCTCTGACCACAGAATTGCAGTCAGAAAATAACAAACTAATAAATTTTATTTGCTATTTTCTACCTACAAAAAGACTAACCATAAAATAGTTCTCAAATCGCTTTTATAAATCTATATAAATTTACTAATCTAAAAATGTAATAGTAGACAAAATAGCTTCCGAAACAACATCACCATACGGAATTATACTTACTAATATTTTATTTAATGATGTATTCTCTATGAATATAATATCATTCTTTTTGTCTAAGGCCATACCAAAACACGAACCCATATCACTTTCATCACAAGGTATAGAAAAAGCTTTGTCTACAGAAAATTTATAAACGTTATAATTATTTATATTGACTTGTTCGACTTCACTTATATATTGATCAAAATCATACTTATTCTTGTTAAATTTTCTAGTATATTCCGTAATTTCATGCAATGTCATACTATTAAAATTGCTAAAAATATCACTATTATAAGAATAATTAATTGGTTTATAAATCATTACAGATTCCCCACAACCGATGGCATTAGAAGCACTAGTACCGGGTCCAGCTCCATTCCAACTACATCCTTCTGCTGGATGTTTGTAGCTAATGCCCAACTCTTCATCCTCAAAAGTAACCCACTCACTCGTATCTATCTCCTCTGCGTTTTGCTCATTCCCAATGTCAACATTCGTGTTTTCGTTATTGGCCTCATGTTTTGAATTATATTGCAAATAAGCCAAGCCGCCTAAAAGTATCAGGACGATAATAATTAATAAAGTTTTGATTTGTTTGCTCATTATTTTGTCATTAATTAATCTAAGACTAGCACTATTACTTTACTATTCTATCTATTATTTTTCAAAATCTACAAACAAAGTATCTAACTGGTTAAAATAACCTTCGAAGTTATTCAACCTCGAAGGTTATTGATTTGCTTATACATTATAATCCCTCTTGACGATTTATTTCTTTGATAATCTCAGAATCAGGACCAATCTCTTCTATTTCTACTATCTTGTCACGATTGATTTGCATAAAGCCCTGTGGTTGATGCAGCTCCTGTCCACGTTTGATAAGCACTGGGACATTGACTATCTTGTCCTCAGCTCCTTCTTCTTGGGCTGGAATAGTCTGATCTTGCATCATTATATAATAGACATCGTCAAGATAAATATACAGAGAATCTTCTTTGACTACTTTGGCATAATATACCTGATTATCATCAAGTCTTACTGCTTTGAATTTGTATTCCTTTTGAACTTGAGGAGTACGGGAAACAAATATCCAAGCGCCGGCTAAAACAATAATAAGGATAAGTAATGTGGCCGTCAGCCAGCTTCTGCCTCTACTATTATAAGTAGTGGGTTTTTTGGAAATAAACTGCTCAAATTCCATCAAAGTATTCTCATCTTGTGAGACATTTTTTGCTTTGGCGATTTTCTTGACAGTAGTGGATTTTGCTCTTGGCATATCTATAATTTAATAATTTTTCTAACTAAATAATAGCAGGGAATTTCTAATATGTAAAGAATACAAATTTTACAAAAACAAAAACATATACTATCATAATTGACAGCTGATTATTAATTTCTATCGGAATGAAAAGCGATTTTTATCCGCAGGGCAATCCTGCTGGCCGGGATAATTTTTTCCTATACTTTTTATCATTGATCAAAGGTCTAGGGCCGGCCAAAATACGACAATATTTATCTGGCGAATTAACCACTCAAAAAATAATAGACCAGATAAACAAACATCTATCTGATAAAGATTTTCTATCCAGTGTCAAAAAATCTTTTTCCCAAATAAAAGAACCCTACATTAGTATCCTGGACAAAGATTATCCGGCCAACTTAAAAAACATCTATGATCCTCCGCTCTTTCTTTTTTATAGAGGCAATATCAAACTACTAAACCAAAAAAATATTTTAACAGTAGTAGGATCACGTAGCTTTAGCTCTTATCACAACCAGATGTGCCAGAATATAATAAATAATCTCCGAGGCACTGATTTGGTCATAGCTAGTGGTTTGGCTATTGGTACAGATAGCCAAGCCCATAACCTGGCCTTAGAAAACAATCTGCCAACTATTGCCGTCTTGGGATCAGGATTGGACGACAAGGTCCTTTACCCACAAGGCAATCGCCATCTGGCCAAAAAAATAATAAACCAAGGTGGCTTACTTATTTCGGAATACAGCGCTTTGGCCAAACCACAGTTGCACAATTTCCCCAGAAGAAATAGAATACTAGCCGGATTAAGTAAAGCTACTATCGTTATATCCGGAGCCAAAAAATCTGGTACACTAATAACTGCTCAGGTAGCAATTGATGAAGGCAAAGAAGTGTTAGCTCTACCGGGAAATATAAATACCCGACTATCCGAAGGGCCAAATAACTTAATAAAAAATGGCGCTCAAATTCTGACCTCAGGTGATGATATATTAAATTTTTATGGTTTGAAAAATAAAAATAAATCAAAAAAAATAATATTTAAAAATAAATTACATGCTAAAATATACTCTACACTACAGACAGAACCTTTAAACTTGGATAAACTAGCCGCCCAGACAAATATAAGTTTGGCGCAAATTGGTATCCTGATCTCCGAGATGGAGATTCAGGGTATTGTAAAAATTAATCAGTTTAACCAAGTAGAAATAATATGCAATTAAAAAATATTTCCAACGGGATGAAATTATCCTCAGAACAAAAAATATTTCTTTTACAAATAATCTTTATAACTTCCATGATACTGGCCAATGTCATTGGGATAAAAATAGTAAATATTGGCCCGGTAGCTGCTTCTATCGGTACTATATTGGTTCCAATTAGTTTTTTGATAACTGATATATTATCTGAAGTAAAAGGTAAGAAACACGTCTACAATCTAGTTTGGTTTACAGTAGTAGCCCTAGTTTTTAGCTATTTATTTATACAACTAAGTGTCATCATGGCGCCAGCTGACAGATTTGCCGAGACCAACTCTGCCTTTGTAACTATATTTTCAGGCAGCGCCAGAATATTTTTGGCTTCAATAGTCGCTTTTTTAATATCCCAATTTCATGACTTATGGGCTTTTGAATTTTGGAAAGCCAAAACTAAAGGTAGGTTTTTGTGGCTAAGAAACAATCTCTCTACTATGGTCAGTCAAGCTATTGATACAGTTATCTTTATGTTTTTGGCTTTTTACCAGCTAACACCACAATTTGACGCCGCCTATGTCTGGGAGCTTACTATACCTTATTATATACTAAAGATAATATTAGCTTTCTTGGATACTCCTTTTGTATATCTGGGAGTCAAATGGCTAAGACCTCAACCTGGCTTGGAGTCTAACGAAAAAAAACATGCCTAAAAATTACCAAAAAGATATTGAGTTTATAGAAGGACTTTCCAATATCCCTAGACAAAACTATCTACTGGGAATCCACGATAGAGCACACTTTATAAGCAGACTGGAAAATTTTTTGTCTCTAGTCGGCTCTCCTCATAAAGGACAAAATTTTATACATGTCACTGGCACCAGTGGCAAAGGCACAACTGTCAAAGTATTGGAAAGCCTAATAGCCAACGCCAGACTAAAAGTTGGATCTTTTACTTCTCCCTTTGCCACAACCAGTATTGAAAAAATAAGTATCAACAATAAATTGATATCGCCTCAGGAGCTACACCAAATTTTGGAAAATGATATCAAACCAGCACTAGACAAATATGTTTTAAAATTTAAAACTGAAGCTATATCTTACTTTGAAGTTTGGCTAGCTATTGCACTCTTACATTTTAAAAATAAAAAGTGTAATTGGGTAATACTGGAGGCTGGTTTAGGCGGCAGGCATGATGCAACTAATGTAATAGCCAACCCAAAAGTAACAGCTATCACTAATGTTGGTATGGATCATATGGAAATTTTGGGCAACAGCAAGTCTGCTATTGCCAAAGATAAAGCTGGGATCATCAAAAAAAATAGTATTTTTATTACTACTGAAAAAAATCCTAAGCTTTTAAAAATATTTCTATCTGTCTGTAAAAATAAACAAGCTTGGTATATACAACCAAGTCCATTGAGCAAAAATTATCAGCTCAGTAATTATTTTGATACTAAGCGTCAAAGAAAAAATCTAGATTTAGCTTTAAATATTTTAGATGTCCTAAAAATAAAGCCCAAAAATATTCAATCAGTTATAAATTCTTTTGGCCTGATTTGCCGGCAAGAAATAATCAGTCAAAATCCTTTGATTATCCTTGATGGCTCACACAACGGAGACAAGTTGTCCAATCTGATAGAATTTGTCAAAAAGCAAAAATATAAAAAAATGTACCTTATTTTAGGCTTTGGGTTTACCAAACATTATAAGGTTCCGCTCAAAAAATTGATCCCTCTGGCTAACAAAATTTATATAACCAGGTACTTGATAAGTGGCAAAAAAACAGCCGACCTAAAAAAACTAAAAATCGCCAGTCAAAAAATCTCTCCCAAAACCCCCATAAACATCTATCATGACCCCTATCAAGCCCTAGAATCTGCCCTAAAGTCAGCCAAACAATCTGACTTGATACTGGTTACTGGATCTTTCTTTTTAGCTGGTGAAATCAGGAAGAAATGGGTAAGTGAAGAATATATCATTAAAGAGTTAAAACTTGACAAAAGATAATACTTCTTTTATAGTCACAACCGTTATCAAAAAATTAATAAGCATTTTATGTCAAAATTAGTAATAGTTGAGTCACCTACCAAAGCTAAAACAATCAAAGGCTTTTTGGGCAAAGACTATGTAGTCGAATCATCATACGGACACGTACGCGATTTGCCAAAAAGTAAATTGGGTGTTGATATAGAAAATAATTTTGAACCAAGTTATACAGTGCCCGTCAAGGCCAAAAAACAAGTAACAAAACTAAAAAGTCTGGCCAAAAAAGCTGATATGGTATATTTCGCTACTGATGAGGACCGAGAAGGAGAAGCTATCTCGTGGCATCTACAAAAACTATTGGATATGCCTAAGAACAAACAAAAAAGAATTGCTTTCCACGAAATAACTAAAAATGCCATCAATAAAGCTCTGGAAAGTCCCCGTGCTTTGGATATAAACCTTTTTCATGCCCAACAGGCCAGAAGAATACTAGACAGACTGGTCGGCTATAAACTATCTCCTCTACTATGGAAAAAAGTCGCCCGCGGCTTGTCTGCTGGTAGAGTACAATCCGTAGCTGTGCGCTTGATAGTAGAACGTGAAGAGGAAAGAAAAAAATTTAAGGCTGAAGAATATTGGACAGTTGAAGGCCAGAGTTCTAAGGACAAAATAGATTTTGATATCAGCCTACACAAAGAAAATGATAAGGTACTAGGCAAATTTGATATTGATGAAGCCAAAGCCAAACAAGCCTTGGAAGAAATAAAAAAAGCTCAATTGGAAATAAAAGAGGTTACTGCCAAAGAAAACCAAAAATCTCCTCTACCTCCTTTTACTACCTCTACTTTACAGCAGGATGCCAACCGACGTTTTGGCTATAGTGCCAAACAAACCATGATGATTGCCCAACAGCTTTATGAAGGTATCAAGCTCGGTACTCAAGGACACGCTGGTTTGATAACTTACATGAGAACTGACTCTTTTAATCTGTCTGACGACTTTAAACAAGCTACCGAAAGTTATGTCACTGAAAAATTTGGTAAAGAGTACATAAAAGTCGGTGGACGTCATTTTAAGAAAAAAGCCAAGTTTACTCAAGAAGCTCATGAAGCCATCCGACCAACTGATGTAGCCAACGATCCTGAAAGTGTAAAATCACACCTTGATTCTAAACAATACAAAATATATTCTCTGATTTGGCAGAGAGCTGTAGCTTCGCAAATGTCTGAAGCTATCACTGAAAGCACCAATGTAGCTATTGATGCCAAAGACACTGCCTGGCAACTCAAGGCTAATGGTAGTGTCACCAAGTTTGCCGGATTCAAAACTGTCTATGATAATAATAGTGAAGAAAAAGAATTGCCAGCCTTAGAAGTAGGTGAAAAACTGGATATAAAACAAATAGATGCTCTACAGCATTTTACTACCCCGCCAGCCCGCTACTCTGAAGCCGGACTAGTCAAAGCAATGGAAGCTTTGGGTATTGGCAGGCCTTCTACCTATGCCCCAACTATTGCTACTATCATTGATAGAAAATACGTAGACAAAATAGAAAAAAGATTGGCTCCGACTGAAATTGGTGAAATAGTAAATCAATTATTAGTAGAACATTTCCAAGATATTGTTGACTATAATTTTACTGCCAAGATGGAAGATGATTTGGATGAAATAGCCGAGGGCAAAAAAGAATGGCAACCAGTCATTTCAGAATTCTATACACCATTTGCCAAAAATCTAGAAGTCAAAGAACACGAACTTTCCAAAAAAGAAATTACTGAAGAAAAAACTGATGAAATTTGTGATAAATGTGGCAGCCCAATGATCATCAAACTAGGCCGTTTTGGAAAATTCCTAGCCTGCACCAACTATCCAGATTGTAAAAATACCAAACCAATAAACAGCGACGGTGAAGTGGAAGAACCGGAAAAGGTAGACGAAAAATGTCCAAATTGTGGCAAAGATATGATTGTCAAAACCGGCCGTTTTGGAAAATTCATTGCTTGTTCTGATTATCCAGAGTGTAAAACCACCAAACAAGTTACCAAATCAACCGGCGTAAAATGCCAAAAATGTGGCGAAGGAGAAATGGTAGCCAGAAGAAGTAAAAGGGGAAAAATATTTTATGGTTGCAACAAATACCCTGACTGCCAACATTTGGTCTGGGGTAAACCAACGGGCGACCTGTGTCCAGAATGTAAAAATCTCCTGATCCAAGCCAATAAGTCTACTATCAAATGTGAATCGTGCGAATATAGTAAAAAAGTGGACCCAGCGAAATTAGTTGAAGATTAATCCCTTAAATCCCCCTTAACAAGGGGGTTTTTATTTTCATAAATTCCTCCCCTATCAGCGGAAAGCTAAAAGAGCTCAGCAAGGTTTTTTGTCAACAAAATAAAGCCCTTGCTATTTTAAGGCCGAAATATTATGATAAAGAAATAAATACTAAACTATGACTACTTTTGATGATTTGAAAAAAATACTGATGCTAAACTATGGCGACAACGATATCAATCTTGTGGTCAAGGCTTTTCACTTTGCCTCAGAAGCTCACAAAGGACAAAAAAGAAGAACTGGGGAAGACTACATATATCATGCTATTGCTACAGCCCATACTCTGGCCAAAATGAAAATGGACATCCCTTCTATTGCTGCTGGGCTACTACACGATGTGCCAGAAGATACTGATTTTACATTTGATGATATAAAAAATAATTTTGGCAGTGAGATTAGCTATCTAGTCAAAGGTGTCACCAAACTAGGTCACTTCAAATATCGCGGTCTGGAAAGATATGCCGAAAACTTGCGTAAAATGTTTTTGGCAATGAGTAATGATTTGAGAATTATAATCATCAAATTGGCCGACCGTCTACACAACATGGAAACTCTACGCGGAGTACGTCCAGAAAAAAGATTGCGCATTGCCCAAGAAACTCTAGAAATATATGCCCCTCTAGCCAATCGTTTGGGAATGTTTCGAATAAAAAGCAAACTGGAAGATTTGGCTTTTCCATATGTTTATCCAGAAGAATATACCTGGACTACCGATCTGATAGAAGACAGATTAAAATCCGAAACAAAATACATTGAAAAAATAAAAAAAATAACCCAAAACGAACTAGAAAAAAATCATATTGATTTTTTGCAGATCAGAGGCCGAATAAAAAGTTTATACAGCATCTACAACAAATTACTTCGCAAAGGCAAAGATATAAACAAAATTTATGATCTTATTGCCCTTCGTATCATAGTAGATGATATAGCTGATTGCTACAGCGTCTTGGGTATTATTCACAAAAAATGGACACCCCTCAAAGGCCGCGTCAAAGACTATATTGCCCAGCCAAAACCAAATGGCTATAAATCATTACACACTTCTGTTTTTACTGACTTTGGTAAAATAGCCGAAATTCAAATAAGAACAAAACTCATGGATGAGGAAGCTGAGTTTGGTATTGCCGCTCATAGCAAGTACAAAGAAATAGGCCTGCTAGGTAAAAAGAAAAATCCTCCCAAATGGCTGGAGCATCTGATAGAAATCCAAAAAACCATCACTGATAATACCGAATTTATAAAGCATATCAAAAACGACCTTTTCCTCAACCAAATTTTTGTTTTTACTCCCAAGGGAGACGTGGTAGAGCTACCGGAAAATGCCACTCCGCTTGATTTTGCCTATTACATCCACACTGATATTGGCAATCAGTGTATTGGTGCCAAAATCAACAATCAGATTGCCTCTCTAGATACTAGACTCAAATCCGGTGACGTCATAGAAATAATGACCGACAAAAAAAGGAAAAAACCCAATGCTGATTGGGTAAAAATGGTAGCCACCAATATGGCTAAAAGTAAAATCCGGAGCCAATTAAACAAAGAATAAAAAAACAACCCGCGAGTTTATTTAACCCCGCGGGTTGTTTTTTTATGTTAACTTTCCAATTTATCAAAAATATTTTTTAGCTCGGCATGAGAATGAAAATTTATTTTGACAAATCCCCTTTCACCGTGCTTGTTGATAGAGACTTTGGCGCCAATATTTTTGGTCAGCTTATCCTCCCAAGAAGCAAGAACCGGATCACGCGGTTTATCTTTTTTATATTTGAGTGATTCTTTTTTATTTATTTCTTCTAGCTGACTGACGGTCAAATCATGTTTTTTTATTTCTTTAAAAAGCTTTATTTGCTCTTCTTTGCTCTGACGGCTCAAAATTAATTTGGCGTGAGAAAAAGTAATTTCTCCCTTGGCTAGAGCCTCTTTTATCAAAATTGGTAATTTTAAAAGGCGCAAAA is a genomic window containing:
- the dprA gene encoding DNA-processing protein DprA; translated protein: MKSDFYPQGNPAGRDNFFLYFLSLIKGLGPAKIRQYLSGELTTQKIIDQINKHLSDKDFLSSVKKSFSQIKEPYISILDKDYPANLKNIYDPPLFLFYRGNIKLLNQKNILTVVGSRSFSSYHNQMCQNIINNLRGTDLVIASGLAIGTDSQAHNLALENNLPTIAVLGSGLDDKVLYPQGNRHLAKKIINQGGLLISEYSALAKPQLHNFPRRNRILAGLSKATIVISGAKKSGTLITAQVAIDEGKEVLALPGNINTRLSEGPNNLIKNGAQILTSGDDILNFYGLKNKNKSKKIIFKNKLHAKIYSTLQTEPLNLDKLAAQTNISLAQIGILISEMEIQGIVKINQFNQVEIICN
- a CDS encoding queuosine precursor transporter gives rise to the protein MQLKNISNGMKLSSEQKIFLLQIIFITSMILANVIGIKIVNIGPVAASIGTILVPISFLITDILSEVKGKKHVYNLVWFTVVALVFSYLFIQLSVIMAPADRFAETNSAFVTIFSGSARIFLASIVAFLISQFHDLWAFEFWKAKTKGRFLWLRNNLSTMVSQAIDTVIFMFLAFYQLTPQFDAAYVWELTIPYYILKIILAFLDTPFVYLGVKWLRPQPGLESNEKKHA
- the topA gene encoding type I DNA topoisomerase is translated as MSKLVIVESPTKAKTIKGFLGKDYVVESSYGHVRDLPKSKLGVDIENNFEPSYTVPVKAKKQVTKLKSLAKKADMVYFATDEDREGEAISWHLQKLLDMPKNKQKRIAFHEITKNAINKALESPRALDINLFHAQQARRILDRLVGYKLSPLLWKKVARGLSAGRVQSVAVRLIVEREEERKKFKAEEYWTVEGQSSKDKIDFDISLHKENDKVLGKFDIDEAKAKQALEEIKKAQLEIKEVTAKENQKSPLPPFTTSTLQQDANRRFGYSAKQTMMIAQQLYEGIKLGTQGHAGLITYMRTDSFNLSDDFKQATESYVTEKFGKEYIKVGGRHFKKKAKFTQEAHEAIRPTDVANDPESVKSHLDSKQYKIYSLIWQRAVASQMSEAITESTNVAIDAKDTAWQLKANGSVTKFAGFKTVYDNNSEEKELPALEVGEKLDIKQIDALQHFTTPPARYSEAGLVKAMEALGIGRPSTYAPTIATIIDRKYVDKIEKRLAPTEIGEIVNQLLVEHFQDIVDYNFTAKMEDDLDEIAEGKKEWQPVISEFYTPFAKNLEVKEHELSKKEITEEKTDEICDKCGSPMIIKLGRFGKFLACTNYPDCKNTKPINSDGEVEEPEKVDEKCPNCGKDMIVKTGRFGKFIACSDYPECKTTKQVTKSTGVKCQKCGEGEMVARRSKRGKIFYGCNKYPDCQHLVWGKPTGDLCPECKNLLIQANKSTIKCESCEYSKKVDPAKLVED
- a CDS encoding RelA/SpoT family protein, encoding MLNYGDNDINLVVKAFHFASEAHKGQKRRTGEDYIYHAIATAHTLAKMKMDIPSIAAGLLHDVPEDTDFTFDDIKNNFGSEISYLVKGVTKLGHFKYRGLERYAENLRKMFLAMSNDLRIIIIKLADRLHNMETLRGVRPEKRLRIAQETLEIYAPLANRLGMFRIKSKLEDLAFPYVYPEEYTWTTDLIEDRLKSETKYIEKIKKITQNELEKNHIDFLQIRGRIKSLYSIYNKLLRKGKDINKIYDLIALRIIVDDIADCYSVLGIIHKKWTPLKGRVKDYIAQPKPNGYKSLHTSVFTDFGKIAEIQIRTKLMDEEAEFGIAAHSKYKEIGLLGKKKNPPKWLEHLIEIQKTITDNTEFIKHIKNDLFLNQIFVFTPKGDVVELPENATPLDFAYYIHTDIGNQCIGAKINNQIASLDTRLKSGDVIEIMTDKKRKKPNADWVKMVATNMAKSKIRSQLNKE